The following coding sequences lie in one Mus pahari unplaced genomic scaffold, PAHARI_EIJ_v1.1 scaffold_10315_1, whole genome shotgun sequence genomic window:
- the LOC110315361 gene encoding vomeronasal type-1 receptor 90-like produces MFSLNNILDFQTGLGAIANIFLLFFYTMIILCHRSKPMDLISCQLTFSHIMMFLTGGHAWLKDFFGSMNIGNDFICKAIAYINRVMRGLSICITCLLSVFQAVTISPNSSLLAKFKHKLKTYMIYSLFYFWSFNLSFSSNRIFYTGAYTNVSETNQLKVTKYCSLFPMNYIIKGLILTMTTLRDVFLVGVMLTTSTYMMIILFRHQRQCKHLHSISHLRASPEKRATQTILLLVIFFVVMYWVDFIISSSSVLLWMYDPVILTVQKFVMNAYPTITPLVQISSDNRIIMMLKNMQKLCHQIFKKV; encoded by the coding sequence atgttttcattaaataatatcCTTGATTTCCAAACTGGGCTTGGAGCTATAGccaatatatttcttctttttttctacactATGATAATCCTGTGTCACAGATCTAAGCCCATGGACTTGATCTCCTGTCAGTTGACCTTCAGTCACATAATGATGTTTCTCACTGGAGGGCATGCTTGGCTTAAAGATTTCTTTGGGTCAATGAACATTGGCAATGACTTCATATGTAAGGCAATTGCTTACATAAACAGAGTGATGAGAGGCCTCTCTATCTGcatcacctgcctcctgagtgtgttcCAGGCTGTGACGATCAGTCCCAATTCCTCTTTGTTGGCTAAATTTAAACATAAACTAAAAACATACATGatctattctctcttctatttttggTCTTTCAATTTGTCATTCAGCAGTAACCGGATCTTTTATACTGGTGCTTATACAAATGTGAGTGAGACCAACCAGTTGAAGGTCACTAAATACTGCTCACTTTTCCCCATGAACTACATCATCAAGGGACTGATTTTAACCATGACAACCTTAAGAGATGTATTTCTTGTAGGAGTCATGCTGACTACAAGCACATACATGATGATTATCTTGTTCAGACATCAGAGGCAATGCAAGCATCTTCATAGCATCAGCCATCTGAGAGCCTCACCTGAGAAAAGGGCCACCCAGACCATCTTGCTGCTGGTGATTTTCTTTGTGGTCATGTACTGGGTGGACTTTATAATCTCATCCTCCTCAGTCCTGTTATGGATGTATGACCCAGTCATCCTGACTGTTCAGAAGTTTGTGATGAATGCCTACCCCACAATTACTCCTTTGGTACAAATCAGTTCTGATAACAGAATAATCATGATGCtaaaaaatatgcaaaaattatgtcaccagatttttaaaaaagtgtaa